gttttaattaattaggtttaggtggttatatTAGTATGGATTAgcgtttattagtcaattgtgatgcgaattagataaattgagtgtgcatttagcaagtagacgtagtctactatttattgagggtagcccgggatttttcccgaccctaatcgggcttcaatttgataatccaggcctaagtggaatttttggcatttaaatattatttttcggaattaaattaattaattaattattttccaaaaattcaactgggatggccagtgaccggaatattatgctgatgatcgtggcgaagtccatttatttaatcaggctttattttgagctaaattgaatttttaatattaattatttaattttcgaaattaattaattatttatttatttttcagaaattaagattgagatggccgacgaccgaaatctcatgctgattgtcgtggcatagttcatttatttatttgagctttgaattgtgccaaattgatttaattgtggattttaggggatttttcccaaattgatttgatttgagtaATTGACCGTTGGACAATTTAAAGTTGATTGTCAGTGGCAGAGGCATGGTGGTAGACTACCAATTTCAGTAGAAATTGtggaaatgaaagagaaaatgtgagaGGTATGTTGGCTCGATGACCAAGAACGTCATTTGGGATGAATCATCATgaaaggcacgtggctcggtgaatagtatatcatctcggagaatgcacgtggctcggtgatttggtatatcgcctcggagaatgcacgtggctcgatgaaTAGTACAtcatctcggagaatgcacggggcttgatgattagatatgtcgtctcggagaatgcacgtggctcggtgacgaagtgtgtcaccttggagaatgcacgtggctcggtgattggttCTATCAGTTATGACTGAAtagcaatagcttgaatgacTGAGAAATGGTCAGGtcgacatgtaatcgactaggtcgattgatcattgctttgatttgatgttgtgaattgattgacttaatggaaatgaccgtgagtggtcttgttagCATGTAATCGACAAGGTTGATTTGATCGATGTTTCGATCCGTGATGTGATCGCTTGGGTGTTTATTTGATCTCGTGCTCACATGCAGGTGggatctaaggccaaggtaagtccctCGACTTGTGCTGTACTTAGGCAACCATGTggtgtattggtttcctaattgagtcttagtgggatagaactcgctgagacgtagtctcatcccagtttggggaaaacattttaggaccccgatgaggagctaaggaggaggaatctgagaaaGAGAACTCTGAGGTGAAGTTGAGAAAGAGAATGATCTGAGTGAAGAGGGGTCAGAGGAGGATCAAGATGATCTTGAGTATGACCCAGATGAGGATTGAAATCCCATCTCTTCGTGAACCCTTTGTATATGTGTAGATAGAGTGAGACTTTGAGGTTGTGAATAGTTGTGAAGTGCTCTGTCTAATGCCATGTATCAAGGCTCGGTtgtagatttcaatatgaaaaatatagcctGCTTTTCTTCCCATTCttttattatctggggatttataactgcttccacatgtgcttaataaataaaatggtcggcgatacatagtcatgggatatcgcattctaaaatcgaccaagtagaaggatgtgtgcgtgaccgaggatcggggcgtgatagTGGGACAAGGAAATATAcacttagtttgttttacaaacaaacttccaacaaaTACTACTTCCAATATCTCACATGATAAGGATAAAATAGAAACTAGAAACCAAAGGTCCACTTGCAGACATTACAAATCATAGAACCGAATAGTTGCAATCCGTAACCCATATAAACAGTGAACTTACATTGTATTCTGAAGCAAAGAAGATGAATTGGAAGACTTATTGGAAGAGCTAGTAACTGTGAGTGCTCTGTGGTTCACTTCTTCTGAAGCTGCTGGACGAAACATGCAATGGTTCGAGCATCGAAGATGGAGGCACGATATATGTCAGGATGGGCAAATTTGGTGGGAGAATGGGTGGCGAAGCATCGAAGTTCAAAAAGGTTATCACTTTGCTTATGGGAGGCCGTTCCTTTGGGTCTGGATGAGCACACCAGAGGCCTACAATCATCAAGTGCTCCATCTGTCTCCCATTGAAATTTTCTCCTAACTTTAGATCTACCGCATTGAATAGCTTTCCGATTCCATAGAGCTCCCAAACCCATTCCACAAGTTGAATTTGGCCTTGCGATGCCCCCGGGTTCGATAGCTCTTCTTCCACATGCTATTTCTAAGAGGACGACTCCAAAACTATAGACATCGGATTCCTTGCTTGCCTTACCTGTATAGATACATTCAGGAGCCAAATATCCCATGGTCCCAGTCAATAGGGTTGTTTGTGACCCTTTGGCATGGTCGATTATCCGAGCCAAGCCAAAATCGCCTAATTTAGCCTCAAATTGTGCATCAAGTAGGATATTGCTAGACTTTATATCCCTGTGCACGACACATTGTTTCAAATCCTCGCGCAAGTATTTCAGCCCTAAGGTGATGCCTTGAGCGATATTGTACCTCTTTTCCCATGGCAGCGGCATTTTATCTTTGAACAAATGAGAGTCTAAGCTACCGTTAGACATGTACTCGTACACAAGGAGGAACTTGTTTCTCTCATGACTCCAGCCGATGAGCTCCACCAAATTTTTGTGCCTGAGATGTCTAATTGTCTTCACTTCAGCGGCATACTCCTTGACACCTCGTTTGGACTCTGGAGTGATCTTCTTGATGGCGACGTGGGAATTTGTATCAGCGAGGTGGCCTTCATAGACTCCTCCGAAACCCCCTTCCCCAAGCAACCGAGTATTCGCAAAGTTGTTAGTGGCGACGGCCAAGACATTATAGGAGTACTCCTTGGGTCCCCTTGACTGTTCAAATCCTTCGTCAATTCCTggagcatcttcttcttcttctccacttcgatcatttctatttctctttagCTTATAACCATACCAGCCAAATCCTGCAACAAGGATAATAAGCACCAAAGAGCTTAAGCCTAAAATAGCCCCCTTCACCCAGGACTTACTCTTTTTCCCTCGTGTTGGTGTGTCAACGGGAGTCACATTGGTCGTGCCATTTACATCGTCAAGGATTTGTAGACTAGAGTTGAATTCCCATGAGAAAATTGTATGAGCCTCAACCAACTGCCCTGTCGTTGCTGAGAAACCGAAGACCACCCATTCTGGCAAGTACTCTCTCAGGTTGACTGGCTGATAGTAAAGGCTGGTAtaattgtcatcatcatcttgaaaacaaaactcaAGTTCATTGCTGTAGAATTGTATGTGACCTGAGCATGTAGTTGTTGACCATGGAGTATCTTGTCATTCATCCACGAGACACAAGTTTTACTGACAGAAGCCAGGCTGTTTACATTGATACCGACATGATTACAGAGCGGATCCCATGTATTTGTTGAATGGTCATAGAAAGTGTCAAACTCTACCGCAACAAATGCAGTACTAGAGTTGGTAGAGTTTAAATTTGAA
This Eucalyptus grandis isolate ANBG69807.140 chromosome 7, ASM1654582v1, whole genome shotgun sequence DNA region includes the following protein-coding sequences:
- the LOC104455169 gene encoding LOW QUALITY PROTEIN: L-type lectin-domain containing receptor kinase IX.1 (The sequence of the model RefSeq protein was modified relative to this genomic sequence to represent the inferred CDS: deleted 1 base in 1 codon); the protein is MKYSHADGMVFFLAPNGSQIPERSEGRFLGLTDSNLNSTNSSTAFVAVEFDTFYDHSTNTWDPLCHIQFYSNELEFCFQDDDDNYTSLYYQPVNLREYLPEWVVFGFSATTGQLVEAHTIFSWEFNSSLQILDDVNGTTNVTPVDTPTRGKKSKSWVKGAILGLSSLVLIILVAGFGWYGYKLKRNRNDRSGEEEEDAPGIDEGFEQSRGPKEYSYNVLAVATNNFANTRLLGEGGFGGVYEGHLADTNSHVAIKKITPESKRGVKEYAAEVKTIRHLRHKNLVELIGWSHERNKFLLVYEYMSNGSLDSHLFKDKMPLPWEKRYNIAQGITLGLKYLREDLKQCVVHRDIKSSNILLDAQFEAKLGDFGLARIIDHAKGSQTTLLTGTMGYLAPECIYTGKASKESDVYSFGVVLLEIACGRRAINPGASQGQIQLVEWVWELYGIGKLFNAVDLKLGENFNGRQMEHLMIVGLWCAHPDPKERPPISKVITFLNFDASPPILPPNLPILTYIVPPSSMLEPLHVSSSSFRRSEPQSTHSY